From the Acidimicrobiales bacterium genome, the window CGGCCGCGCTCCGGCTGCAACGGTCACGATGGGCGGGAACAACGTCGGCCAGGAGCTCTCGACGGCGGGCATCTCTTGGGGCTGGTTCCAGGGCGGCTTCGACAACGGCTACGTGCCCGGGGAGGGGACGACCCCGCCCGCGACCGCGCAAGTCTGCGCCGAGTCGCACAACAACGTCGGGGGCGCGACCGTCGCCGACTACAGCCCGCACCACGAGCCCTTCCAGTACTACGCCTCGACGGCCAACCCGATGCACCTTCCGCCCACCTCGGTGGCGGCGATCGGCCACGACGACCAGACGAACCACCAGTACGACCTCGCGGACTTCTGGGCGGCCGCCGACGCGGGCAACATGCCGCAGGTCTCGTACCTGAAGGCCGCCGAGTACCAGGACGGCCACGCCGGGTACTCGGACCCGCTCGACGAGCAGGCCTGGCTGGTGTCGACGATCAACCACCTCGAGTCCCTCCCGAGCTGGAGCTCGACGGCCGTCGTGATCACCTGGGACGACTCCGACGGCTGGTACGACCACGTGATGCCCCGGTCGTGAGCGGCTCGCAGACCCCGCTCGACGTGCTCACCAACCCCGGCAGCTGCGGCTCGTCGAGCATCGTCCCGCAGAGCTCGGCGAACACCCCCGAGCAGGGCAAGTGCGGGGTAGGGGTGCGCATCCCGTTCCTCGTCGTCTCCCCCTATTCGCGGCACAACGCCGTCTCGAACACCCTCGTCGACCAGAGCTCGGTGGTCCGCTTCATCGAGTACAACTGGTCCCTCGCAGCGATGGGCAACGGCGCCGCTGACCAGAGCGCCGGCTCGCTCGCCACGCTCTTCCGCTTCGGCGAGGACCGCAACCCGCCGCTCTTCCTCGACCCGACGACCGGGCAGGTCACCGGCGAGGGAGGTCACGGGCACTCCTAGGAGGTTCCCCCGGCTCCGGAGGGGCGCGGCGCGCCGTCGCTGCCCCTCCGGAGCTCCGCGCCTCCCGGCAGCTCCCCCGGAAGGCGCTGCTTCAGAGACCGAAGGCGCGGAGCATCGAGGTGGCCGTTCTCGCCGCACCGAGCAGCGGAAGGCCGAGCAGCTGCTCGGTCGTGCGCAGCAGCGAGTAGTGGGTGAAGGGGGTGGCAGCCCGGGTCCCGCGCGGGACCGACGGCGCGACGACGAAGGTCGCGACCTCGTTCGCCGGCCCGGTGTCGCTCTCGTCCCAGGTGATGAACAGCACCATCTCGCCCGACCGGTACTCGCTGCTCGCGAGGAGGCCGGGCACGAAGCGGGCGAGCCAGGCGTCACCGGTCGCGACCGGGCAGTCGTGCATGTCGTCGCAGATGTTCGGGGTGACGAAGGTGAACGCGGCCGAGAGCGGGGGTGGCGCTCGCAGCGGGAGGTCGTCGCGCGAGCAGGTCGACGCGAGATCGGTGTAGTAGGCCGCGGGGTCGTGGCGCGCCGCGTAGGAGCCGCTCGTCACCTTGTCGCAGGCGCCCGGCATCGACTCCTCGAGCGCGCGCCAGTCGCCCTTCAGCTGTGAGAAGAGGTTCGTCGTCGCCACGTGGTGGGCGCTCGGCTCTCCGTCGTCGACGATCCCGTCGGTCGTCCCCGAGGTGAGCGCGAGGTAGTTCGGCAGGCTCGGGTGCGCGACGGCGCGGTAGTACGTCGCGAGGCCGCACTCGCTCCCGAGGCTGGCGAGGTAGGGCGCGGCCGCCGATCCGACCACCGACGAGTAGCCGTGGTTCTCCATCACGATCCACACGACGTGGCGGTAGCGGGGCGCCGGCACGGGTCGGCCGCAGGGCGACGGGGTCGCCGTCGCGGCGCGCGCCGTCGCGGCCGTGACCGCGGCCGCGGCCGTGCCGAGGAGGACAAGGGCGAGCGCGAGGCCCGCTGCTCGGGCGGCCGACCGTCGGGGTGCGTGGCGGACGGTCACCGGCCCATTCTCCTCCCGCGCGGCCCCGCGGGCCCCGCGACACGGGGGCGCCACCGCGCTCCCGGCGCCCGCCGGCCGTTGCCGACAGAATCGCCGACATGAGCGAGCGACGACCGGCGACCGTCTTCATCACGAGCGAGTGGGACGAGGACGAGCCGGCGGTGCCGCGCGGCATCTACTCGACGCCGGACCGGGCGATGTCGGCGATCGACGAGGAGTTCAGCGCGCAGGACTGGGTCGAGCAGGCGGTCGGCCCGGACGGACTCCGCCACTGGCGTGGCGGTGCGTACCTCTGGGTCGATGAGGTGTTCTTGGACCGCCGCCTGTAGCCGCGGGCGGGCCGCGCCGAGCCACGAGCGGCGGCGGATCGGCCGGCGATGCCTATGCTGGTGGGGTTGGCTTAGCGCCGCCTCCCAGTTCTGGGGAACAGCTTCCGAAGCCGAGATCGGAAGCTTGGTGGCCGAGCCGGAAGAATCCGACGTAGTGCGCTCCCTTGCGACCGCAGCACCCGGCGAGGAGTCCTTCGACCTCACGCTGCAGCAGGTGGTCGATCTCGCCTGTGCCAGCGTCGCCGGCTGCTCGATGGCCGGGATCACCCTCCTCGAGCGGAGCGGGCCGACGACGACGGTCGCGACGAGCGCCGTCGCGGCGAGTGTCGACGCCTTCCAGTACCGGGTGAACGCCGGGCCGTGCCTCGACGCCTACCGTCGGCAGATCACCAACCGGATCGACTCCACCGACTCCGAGGAGCGCTGGCCGGAGTTCTGCCGTGAAGCGGCGGCGAACGGGGTGCACGCGGTGCTGTCCTATCCGCTCGTCGTCGGGGGCGACGGGATCGGCGCGTTGAACCTCTACTCGGCTACCGAGCACGGCTTCGACGACCGGGCCGCGCGCTCGGGCGCGGTGTTCGCGAGCCACGCCGCCGTGACGCTCGCGAATGCCCGCGCCTTCTGGCGCACCGACGAGCTCCGCCGCCACCTCGAGGACGCCCTCCAGTCGCGCGGCGTGATCGACCAGGCCAAAGGGATCCTCATCGCTCAGGAGGGCTACAGCCCCGAAAGGGCCTTCGAGGTCCTGAAGCGCGCCTCCCAGCGCTCGAACCGCAAGGTCCACGACCTGGCGCTGGAGATCGTCGAGTCAGCGCAGCATCTCGCCACCGAGCGGCCCGCGAGCGATCGTTAGCTCGCGAGCGCGGCGTGGACGACGCCGATGGGCCGACGCGTTCAGCGGCCGAGAGCGAACCACACGGTCTTGCCGAGGGCGGCGGGCTCGACGCCCCAGGTCTGCGCGAGCCGTTCCACCAACAGGAGCCCTCTTCCGCCCGGAGTCGGTCGGAACTGGCGACCGCTGGCAGGGGAACTCGCCTCCCTCGTCGCTGACGCGGACCCACAGCCCCGGTGGGCGCCGCACCCGCAGCACGATGCGCCCGGCGCCGTGCTGGATCGCGTTGTTGACGAGCTCGTCGACGAGCAGCAGGGCCGCGCCATCTCGACGATGCCGAGGTCGACGGCACATTGCTCGACGATTCACCCGCGGTCAGGCGACGCGGAAGCTCGTGTTCGATCATGTGAGCCCGCTTTTTGGGCCGCTGTTGCAGAGGACCCATACCCCGCCGCGAACGCTCGGAACCGGATGGGCGCGAACCCAGCCGCGGTCGCGCCGGGCGGCTGCCGCCGAACGGTGGCCGAGTAGGTTGCGAGCGACAATCTGCAACCTGGTCAAAGAGTGGCCGGTGCTGTACCTGGTCCCCGAGGTCGGGCTCGACCCCGAGACCCACTCTGCGATCGGGAGCCGACGTGGCCGATGCGGGCGCGCCTGAACCACTGGCGGAGCCGTTCCCCCTGCTCGGCGGGGTGCTGTTCGACGAGCACTCGCTCGAAGAGCTCCTCGCGCACGTCCTGCGGGTCCTCGCGCAGACGATGCCCTCGGTGAGCGCCGGGAGCATCTCGCTGGTCCGTGGTGGCGCGGTCTTCACCAGCAACTCGACGAGCGCCGACGCGAGGCAGGCAGACGACGCGCAGTACCGCTCGGGTCTCGGCCCCTGCCTCGCGGCGATCGTCACCGGCGAGCAGCTGCGGGTCGAGATCGACACCGCGCGGGAACGGTGGCCCGAGTACGCGTCGGCGGCGATCGAGGCGGGCTTCCACACGAGCCTGTCGACGCCCTTGCGTGTCCGCGACGAGACCCTCGGCGCGCTCAACCTCTACGGGCACGCCCCCGACGGTTTCCAAGGCGCCGAGCAGCGCCTCGCTGAGCTCTTCGCCGAGCAGGCCTCGATCGCGTTGCGCAACGCCCTCGCGTACATGAGCGTCAACGAGACTGCCGCGAACCTGAAGGAGGCGCTCGCCAGCCGGGAGGCCATCGGGATCGCCACCGGCCTTTTGATGGGCTAGCAGGCGCTCACCCGCGAGCAGGCCTTTGACGCACTGCGCCGGAGCTCACAGCGCGAGAATCGCAAGGTGCGAGAGATCGCCACCACGCTCATCGAGCGGGCCGAGGAACGGGTAACGAACGGGGAGTGACCAGACCGGGGCAGACGCTTCTCGACAAGGCGCGCCTGCAGGCCGGGCTCTCGGTCGCCGACCTCTGGTACGCCTACTTCGCGCTCGGCGGCATGGCGCGCCCCGAGGAGGTGGCGGAGTTCGTCGCCGGCGCACGTGAGCCCGCGCGGCTCGACTACGACCTCCTCGCGCAGGCGATCAACGAGCGCCTCAGCGAGCTCGGAGGGGAGAAGCCGACGCCGTACTCCGACGAACTCGGTCGCTGAGCGCGCCTCGGGCCTTCGGGCCTTCGGCGGGGCGATGGTCACGACCTTGCCGGATCGTCGAAGCTCTGGGCTGGCGACGCGGGAGCTCGCGTGCTGGCTGTTCGGATCGGCGGTGGGGTTCACCGAAGCGGAGCTCGGTTTCGGGAGCGAGCGAGCGCTTCCGGGCAGAGCGTGGAGATCGCCTACTCGGTGCGCGCCGCGCGCGACCCCCCCTCGTGCCGCCCCTCGAGCCAACGCCGAGGCGCGGGGGCCTCGTGGGCCGGCTGCGGTGCCGCCGCGACGAGCGCCTCGAGGCTGTTCGTGGCGTCGACGACCTCGTCGAACTGCAGTGCGAGTACATCAGACATCCCCTGGGCTCCGAGTTCGGTCCGTAGCCGTCCGTAACGGGCGCGGAGATCCCCGCCGGCGGGAGGCGGCGCGCGCTCCGCGAGGGCTTCGCCGCTCGACTCGAGCGAGCGGCCGACGGCCTCGGCGAAATCCGCGAGCTCGTGGCTCTGCTCGACGCGCAGCCCCTCCTGCGCTGCGATGCGCAGCGAGTGGGTGACCTCGATGAGACGGCGGGTGATGGCGAGCGTCCCGGCGCCCGTGCGGGCGTCGATGCGTTGCGGCCGCGGCTCGCTGAGCGATCGCCTGACCGCCGCCTCGGCACCGGAGAAGGCGAGGCGGGTCGCTCGCGCCGCGACGGCGAGCGACTTCCCGTTCACCTCCTCGAGCTCCAGCGCGCCGAGGACCGACCCCAGGTAGTGCGCCTCGGCGTCGATGAGGCTGGCGAGGGCCCGCTGCGCGTCGAGGCGGCTCCACGTCGGCCAGAGGAGGTAGACGCCGAGCGCGAGGGCCCCGCCGGTGAGGGTGTCGACCAGGCGGTCGAGTGCCGTCGCGAGCGTGTCGGCCTGGGTCGTCGAGAGGAGGATCAGCACGAGCGCCGTCATGAACGCCATCGCTGCGGCGAAGCTCGCGGACCACACGGAGTAGGCCGCCCAGCCGGTGAACGCGACGAGGGCCACGACGGCGGCGGCGCCGGGGCGGAGCCCGCCGACGATGAGCGCTGCTGCCGTCCCGCCGAGGACCGTGCCGAGCATGCGGCCGAGCCCACTCCGGAACAGGCTGCTGTAGTCCGGCTTCAGCACGACGGCGACGGCGAAGGCGACCCAGTAGCTGCGGGGGAAGCCGAGGGCCCTTCCGACGAGCTCACCGGTGGGGACCGCGACGGCGAGGCGGACCGCGTGTCGGAGCGCCGCCGGGCCGACGTGGAGCGCACGCCCGAGCAGCTCGCGGGGCTGCGGCCGGGCCGTGCTGGCGCCCCTTCGGTGCTGCGGCCAGTCGAGCTTCCGGCCCACCACCACCTGCCGATGGGCGTCGTCGGCGAGCTTGCGCGCCGCGCGCAGCTGCCCCCCGAGCGCCCCGAAGTGGGTGGACCACTGGCCGAAGAGGGGCTCGGGCGAGACCGGTGTGTGTGGGCCGAGGCGCCCACTGTCCGTGGCCGACGCCCCGGCCCCTGTTTGCAGACGCCGGTGAGCGAGCGCGTCCGCGATCTCCTCGAGCGCCGCGGAGGCGGCGCGCAGTGGGGCGTCGAGTGCCTCCTCCGGCCGGGTGCCTGCCAGCCGGCGGCGGAGGCCGCGCAGCGCTCCGAGCTCGACGCGCATCCTCCATCCTTCGGCGACGAGGGCGCGCAGCACCCGGAGGTCGGTCCGGCCGAACAGCCCCGCCACTGACAGGGCCGCCTCCGCCCCGTCGAGGGCGTTGCCGACCGGTGTCGGCGTGTCCGAGCCGAGGTCGAGGGCGAGGGCGGCGAGCGACCGGTAGGCGGCCGCCACCGCGCGCCGCTGCGCCCGCAGCGTCGGGGGGAGCCGGAGCACGACGAGCACGAGCGCCTCGACGCTCGCGCCGAGGGTGACGAGCCCTCCGAGCCCGAGTGCCGGCCCGGCCGAGTCCACGAACCGCCCGAACACGACGAAGGCGATCACGGACTGCACCCCGGCCGTCGAAGGGCCGAGCCCGCCGGCGACGAGCAGCCCTGCGAGGAAGGACCACAGGGCGAGGAGGAGGAGATGGAGGGTCTCCTTCGAGGCGCTCGCCGAGCCGACGAAGGTGGCGAGACCGAGGCCGAAGGCGTCGACGAACAGCAGGCCCGCCCGCACGCGGGTCGCGCCGACGAGGGAGGCGGTGGCGACGAAGTTCGCGCCGACCCCGAGCGTCAGCGCGAGCCGCGGTTGACCGAGCCCCATCCCGATCGCGACCATCACCACGACGGGGAGGGCACGGAGCAGTCCCGCCCACGGTGCGATCGCCGAGAGGTCGGGCCGCAGCGCGTCCCGCAGCGACGCTCCGGCGCCGGCCACTCGAGGCGGCGTCGCCGTCATCGGCCCCGGCGGGCTCGCGTCATCGGGGACGACGCTAACGCTGCCGCGCCACGCAGCGCCGGGCCCATGCGGACCGCGTCGGCTCCTCCTCCGCCGTCCGCGCGGTTGGCGCGGGCGCTTGGGGGTACAGCGAAGTCGGAGGAATCCCTCATGCTCTCTGCGCTGCTGCTCGGCGGACTCTTTTCCGCGCCGATCTCCACCCTCGCGCTCTTCCTCATCCGGGGGCAATCGAGCCGCGGCGACGGAGCGATGGTGCGGCTCGGCCGCTTCCTCACGACCACGCTCGCCACGTTGGTGCTCGCCGCTGTGACCGCGCTGATCCTCTTCGCGATCGGGGTGACCCGCACGAACCTCGAGGCGGCGGCGGTCGGGCTCGTCATCGTGAGCCTCGCGTGGATGCCGGTCACGAGGAACTGGAACGCCCTCGCGCATCTCTGCTGGGCCGCCACGACCTACCTCTTCCTCGCCTACCTCGTCTTCATGCTGTGGTGGACCTTCGTCAGCCATCTGGGTGCCGGCGGGACGATCGGCGGGATGATCCTCTTGCTCCTCGAGCTGTTCGCGGCGCTCCTCGGGTGTGCCTACCTCTGGGAGCTGTGCGACACCCTCGGCAGGGCGAGGTGGGTCCGTCGCATCGGGGAGCGGGAGCTTGACGAGGTCGACTCCGAGCGTCGCCCCTTCGTCTGCATGCAGGTCCCTTGCTACAACGAGCCGCCCGACATGGTCATCGCCACGCTCGTGTCGTTGCAGGCGATGGACTACCCGAACTTCGAGACGGTCGTCCTCGACGACAACACCGACGACGAGGCGCTGTGGCGCCCCGTCGAGGCCTGGTGCGACGAGCACGGGGTGAAATTCGCCCATCTCTCGGACTGGCCGGGGTACAAGTCGGGGGCGCTCAACTACGCACTGCGGGAGATGATCGACGAGCGCGCCGAGGTTATCGGCGTCGTCGACTCCGACTACCAGATCGACCCCTCCTTCCTCGCGCGTTGCGCGCCGCTGTTCGCCGACGACCATGTGGGCTTCATCCAGGCGCCGCAGGACTACCGGGACTGGGAGGGGGCCGCTTTCTACCGGCGCCTCTACTACTCCTACAAGTACTTCTTCGCCGTCTCCCAGCCCTCCCGCAACGAGCGCGACGCGGCGATTTTCGCGGGGACGATGGGACTCATCCGGCGGAGTGCCCTCGAGCAGGCGGGGGGCTGGGACGAGTGGTGCATCACCGAGGACGCGGAGCTCTCGCTGCGGTTGCTGCGCGACGGCTGGACCGGCCTGCACGTCGACCCCTCCTTCGGCAGGGGCATCATGCCGCTCACCTTCGAGGCGCTGAAGGGCCAGCGCTTCCGCTGGTGCTTCGGCGGTATCCAGATCCTGCGCCGCCACTGGCGGTGGATGCTTCCCGGCCGCCGTACTGAGGAGAACCGGCTGAACGCGGGCCAGCGGTGGGCCTACTTCTCCGGGGCCATCCAGTGGTACGGCGATCTGCTCGCCATCATCTTCTACGCCTTCCTACTCGTCGGGGCGGCGAACATCGCATTCAGCGGCGGCCTGCTGTTTCGTAAGCTCACCGGCTTTCTCCTCGCAGCGATCCCCGTCCTCGTCCTCCTCGGCCTCCTGCGGGCCGTCGCCCTGTTGCGGCGGGGGACGGGGGCGACCTGGCGGGACGCGATCGGTGCCTTCCTCATCTGGCAGTCGACGAGCCTCACCGTCGCCCGCGCCTCGGTGCAGGCGCTGTTCGCCAAGGAGGCCGCCTTCCTGCGCACCCCGAAGACGGCGGAGGAGGGTCACCTGCGCGACGCGATTCGCGGCAACTGGGTCGAGTGCCTCCTCGGGGTGCTCGGTGTGGCGGCGATCGCTGGCGCGCTGGCGCGGAGCTCGGGATACGGAGGCATGCTCATCGCCGCCCTCCTCCTGTGGCCCACACTGAGTTTCTTCGGCGCGCCGATCAATAGCCTCAGCGCGCAGCGTGCAGCCCTCCCGCCGGAGCTCGCAGAGCGCCGCCGCACCGAGCACCGCCGCGCCGGCGCCCGGCGGGTCACCTATGCGGTCGGCAGCCTCGGCCTCGCGGGGCTCGCCTCCGCCGCCGCCTTCGCAGTGCTCGCCCCCGGCCCCGCGAACATCGTTCCGCCACAGCTCGTCGGCCCGGCGAGCGGCCACCCCGCGCACTATGGCCCGGCGAGGGCGAGCGCCGCGAAGAGCCCGGCGACCCAGCACCACGGGGCGGTCACGACGACCCTCCCGAGCGGCGCATCCGGCAGGAGCACCACCACCACGCTCGCCGGCAACAGCGGGGCACTCGGCAACAGCGGCGCGACCGGGCTCTCGTCGACCACGACGACCGCGCCCACCTCGACGACGACCGCGCCGACGACGACTAGCGCGCTGGCTTCGACCACCACCACCACGAGGGCCACGACGACGACCATTGCGAGGGCGACGACGACCACGACCCCGACCACGACGACCACGACGACCACGACCACGACGATCCCGTGAGATGCGACGCGCCGCGGCCCTCGGCCTGCTCGCGATGAGCACCGTGCTCGCGGCGTGCGGTGCCGACGCCGCGCCTTCCTCGCCGACCACGAGCCGGCCACCCGCCGCGGTGGTGCCGGGGCGCAAGGGGCCGAGCGCGGCCACGCGCTTCCTCTCCCGCTACGTCACCGCCGACGGCCGCGTGCTGCGGCGCGACCAGGGCAGTGACATCGTGAGCGAGGGGCAGGCCTACGGGATGCTCATCGCCGAGGTGGCCGGCGCCCCAGCCGTCGCGCGCACAATCTGGACCTGGACCCGCCAGCACCTCGCCCGCGCCGACGGCCTCTTCGCCTGGCACGCGAGCGGCGACGGCCAGATCGAGGACAGCCAGTCAGCGACCGACGGCGACGTGCTCATCGCCTACGCGCTGCTCTCCTACCGCGGCGCTGGCGCGGGCGAGCTCCACGGGGCTGGGAGGCGCGTCGCCGCCGCGGTGCTCGCGCACGAGAGCGCGACGCTCGCCGGGGGCGCCCCCCTCCCCGTCGCCGGCCCGTGGGCACTCACCGCCCAGCCACTGGTGGTCGACCCTTCCTACCTCGCGCCCGGCGTCTTCTCCGCCCTCGCCACCGCGACGGGCGACGCCCGCTGGGGCGCGGCGGCGGGCGCCTCGATCTCCCTCGTCGGCGCCCTCACCCACGGCGGCCGGCGCCTCCCTCCGGACTGGGCCGCGCTCTCGGGCGGCGCGCTCACCGCGACCGCCGCCCCCGGCGGCGGCGCGGGCGTCCAGTACGGCCTCGACGCGCAGCGCATCCCGATCTGGTTCGCCGCCTCCTGCGACCCGACGGCCCGCGCCCTCGCCGCGGCGTGGTGGAAGCTTCTGCAGAAGGGGGACCGGGCCGGGGCGCTCGCGCTCTCGCTCACCGGGGCCACCCTGAACGGGGCCAGCAATCCACTCCCGCTCCTCGCCGCCGCCGCGGCTGCCTCGGCCGCCGGCGACAGCGCCGCGGCCGCCTCGGCCGCCGGCGACAGCGCCGCGGCCTCGGCGCTCTCGGCCCGCGCCCTCGCGCAGTCGCAGCGGACCCCCACCTACTACGGCGACGCCTGGGTCGTCCTCGCCGGGGCCCTCGCCTCGGGCGGGCTCGCCGCCTGCCGCTAGCCCTTCAACCGCCTTCCCTAGGAGCCCAGTCATGGATGAGGTCGAGATCAGCCCCCGCCCCCCCGAGATGTTCGAGCGTCTCCTCGGGGAGGAGCGCGCCGCGGAGTTCCTCGCCGCGCTCGCCGGTGCCCGCAGCCGTCTCGAGGGGCACACCGTCTGGCACGTGAACTCGACGGCCGCCGGGGGCGGCGTCGCGGAGATGCTGCAGTCGATCCTCAGCTACCCCCGCGGCGCCGACATCGACGTCCGTTGGCTCGTCGCCGAGGGCAACGAGGAGTTCTTCGAGGTCACCAAGCGCATCCACAACCTGCTGCACGGCAGCGGGGGCGATGGCGGGAGCCTCGGCGAGGAGGAGCGGCGGGTCTACGAGTCGGCGCTGCAGCCCGAGATCGAGTCACTGCTCGGGCGGGTACGGCCGGGCGACGTCGCGGTCCTCCACGACCCCCAGACCCTCGGCCTCGCGGGGGCGCTCGCCGAGGCGGGGGTACGGGTGATCTGGGCCTGCCACGTCGGCGCCGACGAGCCGAGCGAGGAGACACGCGCCGCCTGGAGCTTCCTCCGCCCCTACGTGGACCACACCGAGGCACAGGTCTTCTCGCGCGCCCAGTATCGCTGGGAGGGCCTCGACGAGCAGCGGGTCGCCGTCATCCCCCCCTGCATCGACGCCTTCGCGCCGAAGAACCAGGACCTCACCTCCGGGCAGGTGCGGGCGATCCTCGACGCCGCGGGGATCATCCCCACGACGGCGGAGGAGGACCCCGTCTTCTCCCGCCAGGACGGCACTGCCGAGCGCGTCACGCGCCGGGCGAAGATGTTCGAGGAGGCCCCCGTGCCCGAGGACGCCCCCGTCGTCTGCCAGGTCTCCCGCTGGGACCCGCTGAAGGACCACCAGGGGATCATGGTGGCCTTCGCCGCGCACGTCCCCTCCGACCTCGACGTGCACCTGATCCTCGCCGGCCCGGCGCCCGAGGCGGTCTCGGACGACCCC encodes:
- a CDS encoding FUSC family protein translates to MAGAGASLRDALRPDLSAIAPWAGLLRALPVVVMVAIGMGLGQPRLALTLGVGANFVATASLVGATRVRAGLLFVDAFGLGLATFVGSASASKETLHLLLLALWSFLAGLLVAGGLGPSTAGVQSVIAFVVFGRFVDSAGPALGLGGLVTLGASVEALVLVVLRLPPTLRAQRRAVAAAYRSLAALALDLGSDTPTPVGNALDGAEAALSVAGLFGRTDLRVLRALVAEGWRMRVELGALRGLRRRLAGTRPEEALDAPLRAASAALEEIADALAHRRLQTGAGASATDSGRLGPHTPVSPEPLFGQWSTHFGALGGQLRAARKLADDAHRQVVVGRKLDWPQHRRGASTARPQPRELLGRALHVGPAALRHAVRLAVAVPTGELVGRALGFPRSYWVAFAVAVVLKPDYSSLFRSGLGRMLGTVLGGTAAALIVGGLRPGAAAVVALVAFTGWAAYSVWSASFAAAMAFMTALVLILLSTTQADTLATALDRLVDTLTGGALALGVYLLWPTWSRLDAQRALASLIDAEAHYLGSVLGALELEEVNGKSLAVAARATRLAFSGAEAAVRRSLSEPRPQRIDARTGAGTLAITRRLIEVTHSLRIAAQEGLRVEQSHELADFAEAVGRSLESSGEALAERAPPPAGGDLRARYGRLRTELGAQGMSDVLALQFDEVVDATNSLEALVAAAPQPAHEAPAPRRWLEGRHEGGSRAARTE
- a CDS encoding GAF and ANTAR domain-containing protein — protein: MAEPEESDVVRSLATAAPGEESFDLTLQQVVDLACASVAGCSMAGITLLERSGPTTTVATSAVAASVDAFQYRVNAGPCLDAYRRQITNRIDSTDSEERWPEFCREAAANGVHAVLSYPLVVGGDGIGALNLYSATEHGFDDRAARSGAVFASHAAVTLANARAFWRTDELRRHLEDALQSRGVIDQAKGILIAQEGYSPERAFEVLKRASQRSNRKVHDLALEIVESAQHLATERPASDR
- a CDS encoding alkaline phosphatase family protein translates to MGGNNVGQELSTAGISWGWFQGGFDNGYVPGEGTTPPATAQVCAESHNNVGGATVADYSPHHEPFQYYASTANPMHLPPTSVAAIGHDDQTNHQYDLADFWAAADAGNMPQVSYLKAAEYQDGHAGYSDPLDEQAWLVSTINHLESLPSWSSTAVVITWDDSDGWYDHVMPRS
- a CDS encoding glycosyltransferase, producing the protein MLSALLLGGLFSAPISTLALFLIRGQSSRGDGAMVRLGRFLTTTLATLVLAAVTALILFAIGVTRTNLEAAAVGLVIVSLAWMPVTRNWNALAHLCWAATTYLFLAYLVFMLWWTFVSHLGAGGTIGGMILLLLELFAALLGCAYLWELCDTLGRARWVRRIGERELDEVDSERRPFVCMQVPCYNEPPDMVIATLVSLQAMDYPNFETVVLDDNTDDEALWRPVEAWCDEHGVKFAHLSDWPGYKSGALNYALREMIDERAEVIGVVDSDYQIDPSFLARCAPLFADDHVGFIQAPQDYRDWEGAAFYRRLYYSYKYFFAVSQPSRNERDAAIFAGTMGLIRRSALEQAGGWDEWCITEDAELSLRLLRDGWTGLHVDPSFGRGIMPLTFEALKGQRFRWCFGGIQILRRHWRWMLPGRRTEENRLNAGQRWAYFSGAIQWYGDLLAIIFYAFLLVGAANIAFSGGLLFRKLTGFLLAAIPVLVLLGLLRAVALLRRGTGATWRDAIGAFLIWQSTSLTVARASVQALFAKEAAFLRTPKTAEEGHLRDAIRGNWVECLLGVLGVAAIAGALARSSGYGGMLIAALLLWPTLSFFGAPINSLSAQRAALPPELAERRRTEHRRAGARRVTYAVGSLGLAGLASAAAFAVLAPGPANIVPPQLVGPASGHPAHYGPARASAAKSPATQHHGAVTTTLPSGASGRSTTTTLAGNSGALGNSGATGLSSTTTTAPTSTTTAPTTTSALASTTTTTRATTTTIARATTTTTPTTTTTTTTTTTIP
- a CDS encoding glycosyltransferase, translated to MDEVEISPRPPEMFERLLGEERAAEFLAALAGARSRLEGHTVWHVNSTAAGGGVAEMLQSILSYPRGADIDVRWLVAEGNEEFFEVTKRIHNLLHGSGGDGGSLGEEERRVYESALQPEIESLLGRVRPGDVAVLHDPQTLGLAGALAEAGVRVIWACHVGADEPSEETRAAWSFLRPYVDHTEAQVFSRAQYRWEGLDEQRVAVIPPCIDAFAPKNQDLTSGQVRAILDAAGIIPTTAEEDPVFSRQDGTAERVTRRAKMFEEAPVPEDAPVVCQVSRWDPLKDHQGIMVAFAAHVPSDLDVHLILAGPAPEAVSDDPEGEQTLRELIAAWEGLPDAARAKVHLCCVPMADLEENAAVINALQRRSDVVVQKSLAEGFGLTVAEAMWKGRPTLGSRIGGIQDQIDEERSGLLVDPNDGEEFAASVAGLLRDPAHAAELGGAARKRVLEEYLPSTYLTRQFALIGEVLDRDAA
- a CDS encoding alkaline phosphatase family protein, whose product is MTVRHAPRRSAARAAGLALALVLLGTAAAAVTAATARAATATPSPCGRPVPAPRYRHVVWIVMENHGYSSVVGSAAAPYLASLGSECGLATYYRAVAHPSLPNYLALTSGTTDGIVDDGEPSAHHVATTNLFSQLKGDWRALEESMPGACDKVTSGSYAARHDPAAYYTDLASTCSRDDLPLRAPPPLSAAFTFVTPNICDDMHDCPVATGDAWLARFVPGLLASSEYRSGEMVLFITWDESDTGPANEVATFVVAPSVPRGTRAATPFTHYSLLRTTEQLLGLPLLGAARTATSMLRAFGL
- a CDS encoding alkaline phosphatase family protein — encoded protein: MSGSQTPLDVLTNPGSCGSSSIVPQSSANTPEQGKCGVGVRIPFLVVSPYSRHNAVSNTLVDQSSVVRFIEYNWSLAAMGNGAADQSAGSLATLFRFGEDRNPPLFLDPTTGQVTGEGGHGHS
- a CDS encoding GAF domain-containing protein; amino-acid sequence: MADAGAPEPLAEPFPLLGGVLFDEHSLEELLAHVLRVLAQTMPSVSAGSISLVRGGAVFTSNSTSADARQADDAQYRSGLGPCLAAIVTGEQLRVEIDTARERWPEYASAAIEAGFHTSLSTPLRVRDETLGALNLYGHAPDGFQGAEQRLAELFAEQASIALRNALAYMSVNETAANLKEALASREAIGIATGLLMG
- a CDS encoding glycosyl hydrolase family 8, translating into MRRAAALGLLAMSTVLAACGADAAPSSPTTSRPPAAVVPGRKGPSAATRFLSRYVTADGRVLRRDQGSDIVSEGQAYGMLIAEVAGAPAVARTIWTWTRQHLARADGLFAWHASGDGQIEDSQSATDGDVLIAYALLSYRGAGAGELHGAGRRVAAAVLAHESATLAGGAPLPVAGPWALTAQPLVVDPSYLAPGVFSALATATGDARWGAAAGASISLVGALTHGGRRLPPDWAALSGGALTATAAPGGGAGVQYGLDAQRIPIWFAASCDPTARALAAAWWKLLQKGDRAGALALSLTGATLNGASNPLPLLAAAAAASAAGDSAAAASAAGDSAAASALSARALAQSQRTPTYYGDAWVVLAGALASGGLAACR